TTCTCTTTGATATATTTCACTTTCTCCTAATTTGACTACAACAATTAAATCCCCGCGTGTTCCGTTACGCCCCTTTTTGCCTTTGTTGCGAATTCTAAGCTTTTCTCCTTGTTTGATTCCGTGTGGAATTTTAAATTTGATGGTTTCTCCTTGAAGGCTAAAGCTATATTCTCCACCTGTTACTGCTTTTTCAAAAGGAATGCTAAGTTCTATAGTAGAATCTAAATCTTCTTCTTCAAATCCACCAAAACCCCCAAATCCAGCACTAAAGCCTTTTGATGAAAAACCATTAAAACGACTTCCTTTAGAAGAGCCTCCTCCAAAACCTCCGCCAAAGAGATCTTTTAAGATATCATCCAAATTGACTCCACCTGCATTTCTTGAGAAGTCATGGAAACTTTGCCCTCCAAACATGGAGTCTCCATATTGATCATATTGTGCGCGTTTTTTTTCATCGCTTAAAATTTCATAAGCAGCATTAATTTCTTTAAATTTTTCTTCGGCACCTTTTTCTTTATTGATATCAGGATGATATTGTCTTGCTAAACGACGATAGGCTTTTTTTATCTCATCTGCACTAGCATTTTTAGACACTCCAAGTGTTTCATATAAGCTATTCATGTTATTCCTTAAAAAATATATAATTGTTTTATTTAAGTAGAAATTATATCAAAAACTTTAGCCTAAGTCAATCAAGTTTTATAAATTTTTATCACTCAAGCTTTCATTTACAATTTTGTAAATTTTCGGTTTTATACTTATGAAATGCGTAAAATATTTTACAAATCATATGTTTTTTAAGAATAATATAAACAAAAAAGGAAGCAAAATGAAAAAGCTTATTTTATCATTGAGTTTAGCAAGTGCTTTATTTGCTGCAAATATCAATTTTAATGAAACAAGCATAACAACCAATCGTGTTAATCCTGCGGCTGGAGATACAATTCTTTCTTATCATGATTCGATAAAAGATGCTAAAAAATCTGTTGTAAATATCTCTACTTCAAAAACTATCACAAGGGTCAATCGTCCAAGTCCTTTGGATGATTTTTTTAATGATCCTTATTTTAAACAATTTTTTGATTTTGATTTTCCACAAAGAAGAGGAGGGAATGATAAAGAAGTGGTCAGTTCTTTGGGTTCAGGCGTGATTATTTCGCAAGATGGTTATATTGTTACAAATAACCATGTAGTAGATGATGCAGATACCATTAGCGTAAGTTTACCAGGCAGTGATACAGAATATAAAGCAAAGCTTATAGGCAAGGATCCAAAGACAGATTTAGCGGTGATTAAAATAGAGGCAAATAATCTTTGGGCTATTACTTTCACAAATTCAGATGATTTAATGGAAGGAGATGTTGTTTTTGCTTTAGGAAATCCTTTTGGTGTTGGATTTAGTGTTACAAGTGGGATAATTTCTGCTTTAAATAAAGACAATATAGGTTTAAACCAATATGAAAACTTTATTCAAACAGATGCTTCAATCAATCCTGGAAATTCAGGTGGTGCCTTAGTGGATAGTCGTGGATTTTTAGTAGGGATAAATTCAGCTATTCTTTCTCGTGGGGGTGGAAATAATGGTATTGGATTTGCAATACCTTCAAATATGGTAAAAGATATAGCTAAAAAGCTCATTGAAAAAGGTAGGATTGATAGAGGATTTTTGGGTGTAACTATTTCTGCTTTACAGGGTGATACTAAAAAAGCTTATAAAAATCAAGATGGTGCTTTAATTACTGATGTGCAAAAAGGCTCAAGTGCCGATGAAGCAGGACTTAAGCGCGGAGATTTGGTGACTAAGGTGAATGATAAAGTAATTAAAAGTCCAAGTGATCTTAAAAACTATATAGGTACTTTAGAGATAGGTCAAAAAATTATACTTGATTATGAAAGAGATGGGGAAAATAAAAGAGTTGATTTTACCCTCAAAGGAGAAAAAGAAAATCCTAAGACTGTTCAAAATGATTTGATTGAGGGTATGACTTTAAGGAATTTGGATCCAAGATTTAAAGAGCGTTTGCAAATTCCAAAAGATGTAAATGGGGTTTTTGTAGAAAGTGTTAAAGATAAGAGTAGGGCTAAGGATTCAGGATTTCAAGAAGGTGATATCATCATAGGTGTAGGACAAAATGAAATTAAAAATTTAAAAGATTTAGAACAAGCTTTAAAGCAAGTAAAGAAAAAAGAATTTACTAAAATTTGGGTTTATCGCAATGGTTTTGCAACTTTGTTGATACTTAAATAGTTTTTACGAAAGGGTTTCCCTTTCATTATATATTTTAGTTTAAAATTTAAAAACCGAGATTAAATATAGTAAAAGGAATGCAATGACAAATATCCTTATGATAGAAGATGATTTAGAACTTGCTGAAATTACGGCTGAATATTTAGAAAAATTTGATATGAAAGTTGATATCGCACATGAGCCTTATATAGGACTTTCAAAGCTTGCTTTAAAAGAATATCAACTTATAATTTTAGATCTTTCTTTACCAGGACTTGATGGGCTTGAAGTGTGTGAAGAAATTCGTAAAAAGTATGATACGCCTATTATTATCTCAAGTGCTAGACATGATATTACAGATAAGGTTAATGCTTTAGAATTGGGCGCGGATGATTATTTGCCAAAGCCTTACAATCCTAAAGAACTTCAAGCGCGCATCAAAAGTCACTTAAGACGCATTTCAAATACAAAAAGTGCCATAGCAAAAAGTGTTAAAGATCTTGTTTATGATCAATACAAGCACATTATCACAATGAAGGGTCAAGAGCTTACTTTAACCAATGCAGAATTTGACATTTTAAGCTATTTGATCAAAAAAGAAGGCGGTGTTGTCAGTCGCGAAGAGCTTGTTTATAATTGTTCTTCAATCAGTGAAGATTCGAGCAATAAAAGTATCGATGTAATTATTAGCCGCATTCGTCAAAAAATGGGTGATGATCCAAAAACTCCAAAATATATCCATTCTATCAGAGGTATAGGCTATAAGCTTACTCAATGAATCGTTCATCTATTTTCTATACCATAACTTTTATTTTTATTTTTGCTGGCGTTAGTGTTATTCTTGGCTTTTTATGGCTCATAGAATATGATCAGCAAAATTACACTAGAGAATTAAATACCAAGTATTCTTTAATAGCTAACGCAAGGCTTTTAAATTTTGCAGGGATAATTAGCGAAAAAGAATTTGAAGAGCAAACAAAAAACTATAACAAAATGGAGTCTGTTGTAGAGGTTAGGCAAATTCGTAGAATTCTATTTGGCGGAGAAGTGTTAGCTAGAGTCGAGGTCAATAATGGCTTGATTGAAATCATCTCTTATGATAGACAAGTGTATTTAAATATTATTTTTGATGGCAAGGTAAATCTTTATAAAGATCAAGATTATCAAACTTATAGATATTTTATCATTAAAGCCATAGCCGTAGCTGTTATTTGTATACTTGTATTGCTTTATATTTATATATTTAAAAAATTAAAACCTCTAAAAGCTTTAAAGAGGCAAATTGATAAATTTGCTCAAGGAAAACTTAATGATATAGAAGATGTAAGCACGGGAGTGGATGAAATTTCTCAAGTAAGTGAAGCTTTTTATCAAGCAATCGTTCAAATTCGTAAGCTCAATCAATCGCGTCAATTTTTCTTAAGAAATATTATGCACGAGCTTAAAACCCCGATTACTAAAGGACTTATCACTCTTGAAATGTTAGAGGATAACAAATACAAAGAAAGATTAGGAAGCATATTTAATCGTCTTGAAATTCTTATCAACGAATTTGCAGCCATAGAACAAATTACTTCCGGAGCAGCATTTATCAACCGCAAAAAATATAATATTTTAGATGTTTTAGATGAGGCCAAAGAAATCGCTATGCGAGATGATAATAACATACGCATTTTTATGGATGAGAGCTTTTTTGTGAATGTAGATTTCAAGCTTTTTACCACTGCGATTAAAAATATGATTGATAATGGTATTAAGCATTCTGAAAATGGCTTTATACAAATTGATATAATGGATGATTATATTTGTTTTAAAAATAGAGGTCCTGAATTAAACAATACTTTAGAGTATTACACTCAAGCTTTTACTCAAGGAGGCTCAAAGCAAAAATCAAGCTTTGGACTTGGACTTTATATAGTTAATACCATTTTAGAATCTCATGGAATGAAGCTTGATTATGATTATGAAGAGGGTGTGAATTTGTTTTATTTTAGAAATTTAAAAAGTATTATTGTTAAAGAATGAATTTTTTTGCATTTTTTTGAAAAAATACTTGACAAAGTTTTAAAAATCAAATATAATTACATTTTACTTTTTAAGATATTCCGGATTAGCTCAGCGGTAGAGTAGTCGGCTGTTAACCGATTGGTCGTAGGTTCGAATCCTACATCCGGAGCCACTTCTAACTCTGTATAAAATCATATTTTTTAATTGATATAACTTAATAAACTTTATCACAATGTGATAAAGTATTTATAATGTTTATTCTGGTTTTTTGAGATTTTTAACGATTTTATCTATCTTCTTACTCGCTTTTGAATAATCTCCGTCTTTTAGTTCTTCTAAGGCTTCGATAGCAAAATCAAAATCACCTAAATCATCTGATTCCTTTTGAAGATTTTCTACAACCTTATCTATCTTCTTACTCGCTTTTGAATAATCTCCGTCTTTTAGTTCTTCTAAGGCATTGACTGCAAAAGAAAAATCTTCAATTTCATTAAGATAAGCTTCTAAGGCCTCTCTAACTATACTTGATTTAGGCTTGGAAAGATTTTTACTCAAATTATCTAAGCGTTCTTTAAGTTCTAAAGGCATTCTAAGGGAATAATTTCTAGTTTCTTGTTTCATTAACTTAACCTTTCTAGGAATGTTTTTGAAAAAATGTAATTGCTTGCTTACAGGTTTTGCAAGTGAATTTGTGTCCTTGTAATTCAATTTTTTGATGGATGCCATAAGGGACATCATGTACTTTACCTGGGCAATTGCATTTATAAAGATAAAATTGCGGCTTGTCATCGTCGCTATCATCCGCTGCTTCAAAGCTGACATCTTTACCTTCGTCTGTTGCTAAAGAAGAGCTTCTCCATTTTTCTACTTTCATGTCTTCATAGAGTATGTGCTCTAAGAGCCATTTTTTTGCTATAATATAAAGCTTTTCTTTAAGATCATTTGTTGATTT
The window above is part of the Campylobacter coli genome. Proteins encoded here:
- a CDS encoding DnaJ C-terminal domain-containing protein, with amino-acid sequence MNSLYETLGVSKNASADEIKKAYRRLARQYHPDINKEKGAEEKFKEINAAYEILSDEKKRAQYDQYGDSMFGGQSFHDFSRNAGGVNLDDILKDLFGGGFGGGSSKGSRFNGFSSKGFSAGFGGFGGFEEEDLDSTIELSIPFEKAVTGGEYSFSLQGETIKFKIPHGIKQGEKLRIRNKGKKGRNGTRGDLIVVVKLGESEIYQREDDDLYQKVDISLKTALFGGKVTVNTLKESKKEATITIPANSKNGQKIRLKGYGVQNRKSDIYGDMYLVLNVVLPNTETLDEKLIEMLKEKLS
- a CDS encoding response regulator transcription factor, which produces MTNILMIEDDLELAEITAEYLEKFDMKVDIAHEPYIGLSKLALKEYQLIILDLSLPGLDGLEVCEEIRKKYDTPIIISSARHDITDKVNALELGADDYLPKPYNPKELQARIKSHLRRISNTKSAIAKSVKDLVYDQYKHIITMKGQELTLTNAEFDILSYLIKKEGGVVSREELVYNCSSISEDSSNKSIDVIISRIRQKMGDDPKTPKYIHSIRGIGYKLTQ
- a CDS encoding DegQ family serine endoprotease; amino-acid sequence: MKKLILSLSLASALFAANINFNETSITTNRVNPAAGDTILSYHDSIKDAKKSVVNISTSKTITRVNRPSPLDDFFNDPYFKQFFDFDFPQRRGGNDKEVVSSLGSGVIISQDGYIVTNNHVVDDADTISVSLPGSDTEYKAKLIGKDPKTDLAVIKIEANNLWAITFTNSDDLMEGDVVFALGNPFGVGFSVTSGIISALNKDNIGLNQYENFIQTDASINPGNSGGALVDSRGFLVGINSAILSRGGGNNGIGFAIPSNMVKDIAKKLIEKGRIDRGFLGVTISALQGDTKKAYKNQDGALITDVQKGSSADEAGLKRGDLVTKVNDKVIKSPSDLKNYIGTLEIGQKIILDYERDGENKRVDFTLKGEKENPKTVQNDLIEGMTLRNLDPRFKERLQIPKDVNGVFVESVKDKSRAKDSGFQEGDIIIGVGQNEIKNLKDLEQALKQVKKKEFTKIWVYRNGFATLLILK
- a CDS encoding bacteriohemerythrin → MLPKWDSSFSVHNAKIDDQHKKLFELAAKVEIVSDRSVSKNEVKELLAEFFNYMKDHFNDEEKYMQLIAYPAFEEHKKIHKEIIQTMINLIKDIKSTNDLKEKLYIIAKKWLLEHILYEDMKVEKWRSSSLATDEGKDVSFEAADDSDDDKPQFYLYKCNCPGKVHDVPYGIHQKIELQGHKFTCKTCKQAITFFQKHS
- a CDS encoding ArsS family sensor histidine kinase, translating into MNRSSIFYTITFIFIFAGVSVILGFLWLIEYDQQNYTRELNTKYSLIANARLLNFAGIISEKEFEEQTKNYNKMESVVEVRQIRRILFGGEVLARVEVNNGLIEIISYDRQVYLNIIFDGKVNLYKDQDYQTYRYFIIKAIAVAVICILVLLYIYIFKKLKPLKALKRQIDKFAQGKLNDIEDVSTGVDEISQVSEAFYQAIVQIRKLNQSRQFFLRNIMHELKTPITKGLITLEMLEDNKYKERLGSIFNRLEILINEFAAIEQITSGAAFINRKKYNILDVLDEAKEIAMRDDNNIRIFMDESFFVNVDFKLFTTAIKNMIDNGIKHSENGFIQIDIMDDYICFKNRGPELNNTLEYYTQAFTQGGSKQKSSFGLGLYIVNTILESHGMKLDYDYEEGVNLFYFRNLKSIIVKE